Proteins from a genomic interval of Streptomyces sp. NBC_00820:
- a CDS encoding S1 family peptidase, with protein MPKRKAAIAVGGVAALGAAALLLPNANASQDKASEAAGTARTLKAADASDLAAQLQKLLGGAFAGSYYDSTRQQLVVNVVSGDNNVIVQAKKAGAAVREVSNSTAELRAAAGTLKKEATVPGTAWAVDPRTNKVVVTADSTVTGTRWNQVESTVKSLGPGMATLKKSAGTFRTFVSGGDAIFSQVQGGSVRCSLGFNVTASDGSPAFLTAGHCGVAAKQWSDSETGQPIATVDQATFPGNDFSLVKYDDPNTQAPSEVNTGNGQTVQITQAADATVGENVFRMGSTTGLHDGQVTGLDATVNFQSETDPNGVDTVNGLIQTDVCAEPGDSGGSLFTQDGGAVGLTSGGSGDCTSGGETFFQPVTAALQATGATLGDGGAAGNGAGDEAGAGDQAGAGDQAGAGDQAGTADPSASAGDQSGAGDQSGAGDQSGAGAGDQNAGSADPSGAGGDQSGADDGSGTGDQYGAGTGDGSSSVTGTH; from the coding sequence CGGAGCGGCGGCTCTCCTGCTGCCCAACGCCAACGCCTCGCAGGACAAGGCCTCGGAAGCGGCCGGCACCGCCAGGACCCTGAAGGCCGCGGACGCCTCGGACCTCGCCGCGCAACTGCAGAAGCTGCTCGGCGGCGCCTTCGCCGGCTCCTACTACGACAGCACCAGGCAGCAGCTGGTCGTCAACGTGGTCAGCGGCGACAACAACGTCATCGTGCAGGCGAAGAAGGCCGGTGCGGCGGTCCGCGAGGTCAGCAACAGCACCGCCGAACTCAGGGCCGCCGCGGGCACGCTGAAGAAGGAGGCGACCGTCCCGGGCACCGCCTGGGCCGTCGACCCGCGCACGAACAAGGTCGTCGTCACCGCCGACAGCACGGTGACCGGCACCCGCTGGAACCAGGTCGAGTCGACCGTGAAGAGCCTCGGTCCCGGCATGGCGACCCTCAAGAAGTCCGCCGGCACGTTCCGGACCTTCGTCTCGGGCGGCGACGCCATCTTCTCCCAGGTGCAGGGCGGCAGCGTGCGCTGCTCCCTCGGCTTCAACGTCACCGCCTCCGACGGCAGCCCCGCCTTCCTGACGGCCGGTCACTGCGGCGTCGCCGCCAAGCAGTGGTCCGACTCCGAGACCGGGCAGCCGATCGCCACCGTGGACCAGGCCACCTTCCCGGGCAACGACTTCTCCCTGGTCAAGTACGACGACCCCAACACCCAGGCCCCGAGCGAGGTCAACACCGGCAACGGGCAGACCGTCCAGATCACCCAGGCGGCCGACGCCACGGTCGGTGAGAACGTGTTCCGGATGGGTTCCACCACCGGGCTGCACGACGGCCAGGTCACCGGCCTCGACGCCACCGTCAACTTCCAGAGCGAGACCGACCCGAACGGCGTCGACACCGTCAACGGCCTCATCCAGACCGACGTCTGCGCCGAGCCCGGCGACAGCGGCGGCTCCCTGTTCACCCAGGACGGCGGCGCCGTCGGCCTCACCTCGGGCGGCAGCGGCGACTGCACGAGCGGCGGAGAGACCTTCTTCCAGCCGGTCACCGCCGCCCTCCAGGCCACCGGCGCCACCCTCGGCGACGGCGGCGCCGCCGGAAACGGCGCGGGCGACGAGGCGGGTGCCGGGGATCAGGCGGGTGCAGGGGACCAGGCGGGCGCCGGGGATCAGGCGGGCACCGCCGACCCGTCGGCCTCGGCCGGGGACCAGTCCGGGGCGGGGGACCAGTCCGGGGCCGGCGATCAGTCCGGAGCCGGGGCCGGTGACCAGAACGCCGGATCGGCCGACCCGTCCGGCGCGGGCGGTGACCAGAGCGGCGCCGACGACGGCTCGGGCACCGGGGACCAGTACGGCGCGGGCACGGGCGACGGATCGTCGTCCGTGACGGGCACGCACTGA